Proteins encoded in a region of the Diabrotica virgifera virgifera chromosome 4, PGI_DIABVI_V3a genome:
- the LOC114327391 gene encoding uncharacterized protein LOC114327391: MPQCCVVPLCSSRTSGHRFPKDSLMRKKWIIAIRRDKYVPTINARICNKHFVKTDYVLPLDSNVKNPKPRLKKNVIPSQFSWTEKKRESAKQRKERMIKRALRKESSHLSSISSSNPVPPEPCDEVEVESTPIEINDHEDELIDKCDASTMTSTPLNSFCIENLQCESKLEELKFYTGFDSGEHFWLVFNILGPAVNHLLYYPTGSKMSVRVLTPANEFLLTIVKLRRNMINKELSFKFDISEALVSRIFITWINFIYCQFRELNIWIPLNIAKENAKFKGRQCASTVIIDCTEVKIDQPKNPVSQQLTYSTYKSCNTLKVLVGISSTGSISFVSDSYGGSISDRCLFEKCGLSNLLEKNDIVLADRGFQIQDILASKDVTVNMPDFLKNKSDQLEPHQLCRSKKISSNRIHIERVIGLGKTYKILKYLSSNLVPLGSRIIFVCFMLANFRSNIMDKN, from the exons atgcCCCAATGTTGTGTTGTGCCTTTGTGCTCATCGAGAACATCAGGACACAGGTTTCCTAAAGATAGTTtgatgagaaaaaagtggattATCGCCATAAGAAGGGATAAATATGTGCCAACAATAAATGCTCGTATCTGCAAcaaacattttgtgaaaacaGATTATGTATTGCCCCTGGATTCGAATGTAAAAAATC CAAAGCCTCGGctcaagaaaaatgttataccAAGCCAATTTAGCTGGACTGAAAAGAAACGGGAATCAGCCAAGCAGAGAAAAGAACGGATGATAAAACGAGCTCTAAGAAAAGAATCATCACATTTGTCATCCATCAGTTCATCTAACCCAGTCCCACCAGAACCTTGCGATGAAGTCGAAGTAGAGTCTACACCAATCGAAATAAATGACCATGAAGATGAACTTATAGATAAATGTGATGCATCCACTATGACTAGTACACCACTTAACTCATTTTGTATCGAAAATTTGCAATGTGAGTCTAAGTTGGAAGAACTCAAATTCTATACTGGGTTTGATAGTGGTGAACATTTTTGGCTTGTTTTTAACATTTTAGGTCCCGCAGTGAACCATCTCTTATATTATCCAACTGGATCTAAAATGAGTGTCCGTGTACTAACTCCAGCAAATGAGTTTTTACTTACTATTGTTAAGTTAAGACGAAATATGATAAATAAAGAACTGTCATTTAAATTTGATATAAGTGAGGCATTAGTTAGCCGTATATTTATCACATGGATCAACTTTATTTACTGTCAATTTCGAGAACTTAATATCTGGATACCACTTAACATTGCTAAAGAAAATGCTAAGTTTAAAGGCCGGCAATGTGCTAGTACAGTTATTATAGATTGTACTGAGGTGAAAATAGATCAGCCCAAAAATCCAGTATCACAACAGCTTACATACTCAACATACAAATCATGTAATACACTAAAAGTTTTAGTTGGCATTTCAAGTACAGGTAGCATATCTTTTGTTTCCGATAGTTATGGAGGTTCCATTAGTGATAGATGCTTGTTTGAAAAGTGCGGTTTGTCTAATTTGCTGGAAAAAAATGATATAGTATTAGCAGATCGAGGTTTTCAGATTCAAGACATTTTAGCATCAAAAGATGTGACTGTCAATATGCCagattttttgaaaaacaaatctGACCAGCTTGAGCCTCACCAGCTTTGTCGCTCAAAAAAAATTTCATCTAATAGGATACATATTGAGAGAGTAAT